A region from the Populus trichocarpa isolate Nisqually-1 chromosome 18, P.trichocarpa_v4.1, whole genome shotgun sequence genome encodes:
- the LOC127904680 gene encoding uncharacterized protein LOC127904680 encodes MDWKSTEQASMERHAPNHSSSTSSSIPATENTVWADASPLLETVCKELRDGELIHGENFNLYAAMSALEIMDPKMDSGIINKYASVDEAIEDGLAPVPISLDKTVDVQCIIDIIDQLLACEATWHKGHSLAQTVFSCAYLLRPERTLSHALLDSYCKVIRATCKAVTSIVSDARTHEEEDLFTMAYGLPLNVEGDEKCLSLLNAVEENISRQLRACKALPSKRKPLEDIEPLQNNFDLEEGYCKALLCRLRFRKHFCHVLTCMRRPQGRGLELARKHIASCISELGSILNSAEFLMSNAYGTCEDGTEDRTTASGRQAIGFDANLNSRISAPTPPRSIKILSWKKAIEYFEKLLHHLDIICSYLLDPSLDVLLRFVAQFQKAQPDLVARVHLQLLLVQDGKLYGRYPILAVIIRAARLPEVIMRHDIQKNEYVVQLGQIVINMLKVLCTNAAWQRRKLGKILQDWRAIYVQLELAFRKEFGEGSSISNGENASAGILKHILIWVEEQTYWIAHRFLVLGFELELYSPSEYCMVYWYLYVVLIRLAEKTHLKMTVSDGSAKQKGKKRKDSPKDLAREARIPPAISFLQCQICLAEGLALLLAALRNELMVLQSPSPFNSEHERFIQHFELLQKACIPDLISYPSFKESTSNARFSSLVMYNYFKDAQKIAKEVKSSFLNDPDRLAELCILEQVAEHNSVALNVISRVGALDPSLKVSFEFIHHPCFATVVVKRS; translated from the exons ATGGACTGGAAGAGCACAGAGCAAGCATCGATGGAGCGTCACGCACCGAATCactcctcctccacctcctcaTCAATTCCTGCAACTGAAAACACTGTTTGGGCCGACGCGTCGCCTCTCCTTGAAACCGTTTGTAAAG AATTACGCGACGGTGAGCTAATTCATGGCGAGAATTTCAATCTATATGCTGCAATGTCTGCtctagag ATTATGGACCCGAAGATGGATTCTGGAATCATCAACAAGTATGCTTCAGTTGATGAAGCGATCGAAGACGGTTTGGCTCCTGTACCTATTAGCCTTGACAAAACTGTTGATGTTCAGTGCATCATTGACATCATCGACCAACTCTTAGCGTGTGAG GCAACATGGCACAAGGGTCACTCGTTGGCACAGACTGTTTTTTCATGCGCCTACCTTCTGAGACCAGAGAGGACATTATCACATGCCCTATTGGATTCTTATTGCAAAGTCATCCGTGCAACGTGCAAGGCAGTGACTTCAATTGTCTCAGATGCACGCACACATGAA GAAGAGGATCTGTTTACAATGGCTTATGGTCTTCCTCTGAACGTGGAAGGAGATGAAAAGTGCTTGTCGTTGTTAAATGCTGTCGAAGAGAATATTTCTCGCCAGCTGCGAGCTTGCAAAGCTCTGCCCTCCAAAAGAAAACCGTTAGAGG ATATAGAGCCtctacaaaataattttgatctGGAAGAAGGCTACTGCAAAGCATTGTTATGCCGCTTACGCTTTCGTAAG CACTTTTGCCATGTTTTAACCTGCATGAGGCGACCTCAAGGAAGAGGTCTAGAGTTGGCAAGAAAACATATAGCTTCCTGCATTTCAGAGCTAGGAAGCATTCTTAACTCAGCAGAATTCCTAATGTCTAATGCCTATGGAACTTGCGAAGATGGTACAGAAGATAGAACAACTGCTTCTGGCCGTCAAGCTATTGGGTTTGATGCTAATTTAAACAGCAGAATTTCAGCCCCAACTCCACCACGTTCAATTAAAATTCTTAGTTGGAAAAAG GCCATCgagtattttgaaaaacttcTTCATCATCTAGATATCATATGCTCATACCTGTTGGACCCTTCTTTGGATGTTCTTTTGCGCTTTGTGGCTCAATTTCAAAAAGCACAACCTGATTTGGTTGCAAGAGTGCATCTCCAG CTTCTGTTGGTTCAAGATGGAAAACTCTATGGGCGGTATCCTATCTTAGCTGTGATTATTAGAGCTGCACGGTTGCCTGAGGTCATTATGCGCCATGATATTCAGAAGAATGAATATGTTGTGCAGTTAGGACAG ATAGTGATCAACATGCTCAAGGTTCTTTGCACAAATGCTGCATGGCAGAGGCGTAAACTTGGAAAGATTTTACAAGATTGGCGGGCTATCTATGTACAG CTAGAGCTTGCATTCAGAAAGGAGTTTGGAGAAGGCTCGAGCATTTCAAATGGCGAG aatgcatcaGCAGGAATATTAAAACACATCCTCATTTGGGTGGAGGAGCAAACTTATTGGATTGCCCATCGATTTCTCGTTCTTGGTTTCGAATTGGAGCTCTATTCTCCCAGCGAATATTGCATGGTGTATTGGTATTTATATGTTGTCTTGATCAGGCTTGCAGAGAAAACACATCTGAAGATGACAGTGAGTGATGGCAGTG CTAAAcagaagggaaagaaaagaaaggattcTCCGAAAGATCTGGCAAGAGAAGCTCGGATCCCACCAGCAATCTCGTTTCTTCAATGCCAAATATGTCTTGCTGAGGGGCTCGCACTG CTACTCGCTGCTCTGAGGAATGAACTGATGGTCTTACAATCTCCCAGCCCGTTTAATTCTGAACATGAG agGTTTATACAGCATTTTGAACTTCTACAAAAAGCTTGTATCCCTGATCTCATTTCATACCCCTCGTTCAAGGAATCCACTTCCAATGCTCGCTTCTCC AGTTTGGTTATGTATAATTACTTCAAGGATGCACAGAAGATTGCAAAGGAGGTCAAGAGTAGTTTTCTTAATGACCCAGACAGATTAGCTGAACTTTGCATATTGGAGCAGGTTGCAGAGCACAATAGTGTTGCCCTAAATGTGATTTCCCGAGTCGGAGCTCTTGACCCGTCCCTCAAGGTTTCTTTCGAGTTCATCCACCACCCATGTTTTGCCACTGTTGTTGTCAAGAGATCTTGA
- the LOC127904712 gene encoding putative clathrin assembly protein At5g35200, translating into MSGGGTQNSLRRALGALKDTTTVSLAKVNSDYKELDIAIVKATNHYERPAKERHIRAIFAAVSATRPRADVAYCIHALARRLSRTHNWAVALKTLIVIHRALREVDQTFHEEIINYGRSRSHMLNMAHFKDDSSPNAWDFSAWVRTYALFLEERLECFRVLKYDVEMDRPRTKDLDTVEILEQLPALQQLLFRILGCQPQGAAANNFVIQLALQLVASESIRVYQAINDATANLVDKFFEMQRPDAAKALEIYRRACQQAERLSEFYEICKSMYIGRGEKFIKIEQPPLSFLQTMEEYVRDAPRVTTALRDQFVDNKIASPKEILAIEYKKEPEVKEERPSSPPPPEPVKVEEPVAQPPDLLGLDDPVPVASELDEKNALALAIVPVAEQQSSPVPTHANGTTGWELALVTAPSSNESTAAASKLAGGLDKLTLDSLYDDAIRRSNQPVSYNPWEPVPVANPMMQAAVHDPFFASNTVAAPHSVQMSQMASQQQAFMLQQQQQQQMMMMMMMGQQQQQPSNHFGNTYGSSVHPYGSGMPPVQAYNPYSG; encoded by the exons atgTCAGGAGGTGGAACCCAAAACAGTTTGAGGAGAGCACTCGGTGCCCTCAAGGATACTACCACTGTTTCATTGGCCAAAGTCAATAGTGATTACAAG GAATTGGATATTGCTATAGTGAAGGCCACAAATCACTATGAACGACCTGCAAAGGAAAGACACATTAGAG CTATTTTTGCTGCCGTTTCAGCTACTAGACCTCGCGCTGATGTTGCATATTGCATCCATGCTCTTGCACGGCGTTTATCAAGGACACATAACTGGGCG GTTGCATTGAAAACTTTAATCGTTATTCATCGGGCTTTGAGAGAAGTGGACCAGACGTTCCACGAGGAGATCATTAATTATGGAAGAAGCCGAAGCCATATGCTTAACATGGCCCATTTCAAAGATGATTCCAGTCCAAATG CATGGGATTTTTCTGCCTGGGTTCGCACCTATGCCTTATTTTTGGAGGAGAGGTTGGAATGCTTTCGCGTGTTGAAGTATGATGTTGAGATGGATCGACCT CGGACCAAAGATCTGGACACAGTTGAAATACTGGAGCAACTGCCAGCTTTGCAACAGCTTCTTTTCCGCATTCTTGGTTGTCAG CCACAAGGGGCAGCAGCCAATAACTTTGTCATTCAGTTGGCACTCCAATTG GTGGCTTCCGAGAGCATTAGAGTTTATCAAGCTATAAATGATGCTACTGCCAATTTGGTTGACAAG TTCTTCGAGATGCAGCGCCCTGATGCTGCAAAGGCTCTGGAAATTTATAGAAGGGCTTGTCAGCAG GCAGAGAGACTTTCAGAATTTTACGAGATATGTAAAAGCATGTATATTGGGCGTGGAGAAAAGTTTATAAAGATCGAGCAG CCTCCTTTATCATTCCTGCAAACCATGGAAGAGTATGTGCGAGATGCTCCAAGGGTGACAACAGCTCTGAGGGATCAG TTCGTTGATAATAAAATTGCTTCCCCTAAGGAAATCTTAGCCATAGAGTACAAGAAGGAACCAGAAGTAAAGGAGGAACGGCCATCATCACCACCTCCACCTGAACCAGTGAAGGTGGAAGAGCCTGTTGCTCAACCACCTGATTTGTTG GGGTTGGATGATCCTGTTCCAGTTGCTTCAGAGCTAGATGAGAAGAATGCCCTGGCTCTTGCAATTGTTCCAGTTG CTGAACAACAAAGTTCCCCTGTCCCAACACATGCAAATGGAACTACAGGCTGGGAGCTGGCGCTTGTCACGGCTCCTAGTTCAAATGAAAGTACCGCTGCTGCTAGCAAACTG GCTGGAGGGCTCGATAAACTTACATTAGACAGCCTCTATGATGATGCAATTAGAAGGAGCAATCAGCCTGTGAGCTACAATCCTTGGGAGCCAGTCCCAGTGGCTAATCCCATGATGCAAGCAGCCGTACATGATCCTTTCTTTGCATCCAACACAGTTGCTGCACCACATTCAGTGCAAATGTCCCAAATGGCCAGCCAACAGCAAGCTTTCAtgttgcagcagcagcagcagcagcagatgatgatgatgatgatgatgggccAGCAACAACAGCAACCTTCAAATCATTTTGGAAACACTTATGGAAGCAGTGTCCACCCCTATGGCTCAGGTATGCCGCCTGTTCAAGCATACAATCCATACTCGGGCTGA
- the LOC127904732 gene encoding uncharacterized protein LOC127904732, whose protein sequence is MSWLFNSLQSNDPDSPPPHPPSPSVQDDLLVIGDSIGRQLRGVANFLAPPPPPPPSNTQAAKPQPFDSSSQSSQALLGIRNDLAEIGDSLKSGLSKFTSNFLQFKDINSKNSDGDDVAGINEEVIGFVKEISLRPECWIDFPLPLQNDFRMTDAQREHVLNVEHFVPSLAQLRNNLRSEMGDGRFWMVYFILLIPRLNEHDFEVLSTPQIVETRNLLLQKLQNKRNVKVESSKNSKSGTQGEITTSQEEITEIADATEGLKINEENSRQFSKEKIDNSTSMDNHKKLEDEQDVSFSDLEDDDSDFSIRLSASRKARSIRAPSPSGSSDWIQLNEGSDTQGGPPKARQSFSRDKDSDAESSDWHKVDEYD, encoded by the exons atGTCTTGGCTTTTCAATTCGCTGCAATCCAACGATCCGGATTCACCACCACCGCACCCTCCTTCTCCGTCAGTTCAAGACGACCTGCTGGTCATCGGTGATTCTATCGGCCGTCAATTACGTGGCGTTGCTAACTTCCTTGCTCCGCCTCCACCTCCACCGCCGTCCAATACCCAAGCAGCCAAACCACAACCGTTCGATTCTTCTTCTCAATCATCACAAGCTCTCCTTGGGATTCGCAACGATCTCGCTGAAATCGGTGACAGTTTAAAATCAGGTCTCTCTAAATTCACTTccaatttcttgcaatttaaaGATATTAACAGTAAGAACAGTGATGGTGACGACGTGGCGGGGATTAATGAGGAAGTGATTGGATTTGTTAAGGAGATTTCTTTGAGACCTGAATGCTGGATTGATTTTCCTTTACCACTCCAAAACG ATTTTAGAATGACTGATGCTCAAAGAGAACATGTGTTGAATGTTGAACATTTTGTTCCTAGTTTGGCACAACTTAGAAATAATCTTCGGAGTGAAATGGGGGATGGCCGATTTTGGatggtttattttatattgttgatTCCGAGATTGAATGAACATGATTTCGAGGTTCTATCGACTCCCCAG ATAGTTGAAACAAGAAATTTACTTTTGCAGAAGCTGCAAAACAAGAGGAATGTTAAGGTGGAAAGCTCCAAGAATTCCAAGAGTGGTACACAAGGAGAGATTACAACATCTCAAGAAGAGATCACTGAGATTGCAGATGCTACTGAAGgcttaaaaattaatgaagagaaTTCTAGACAgttttcaaaagagaaaattGACAATAGCACTTCAATGGATAACCATAAAAAGCTTGAAGATGAACAGGATGTGTCATTCAGTGATCTAGAGgatgatgatagtgatttttCAATAAGATTATCAGCTTCTAGGAAGGCACGGAGCATTAGGGCTCCTTCACCCAGTGGATCCAGTGATTGGATCCAACTGAATGAAGGTTCTGACACTCAGGGTGGTCCACCTAAGGCAAGACAGTCATTTTCTCGTGATAAAGATTCGGATGCTGAGTCTAGTGACTGGCATAAAGTTGATGAATATGATTAG